A genomic region of Campylobacter corcagiensis contains the following coding sequences:
- the trmA gene encoding tRNA (uridine(54)-C5)-methyltransferase TrmA yields MKNSHCKHLKECASCTFDTSYDEQIGLKKDFIASKFSKFYKGEFKVFRSKTKHYRCRAEFGIYHENDRLSYTMNGLNTKYLKIDECPKVDEKIANLMPNLLKNLEKDEKLKFKLFGVEFVATSSDILAILLYHKDINSIKDELLNLAKILDINLIARSRGKKLVFGSEILNDTLNIKDKIYHYKFESGAFLQPNKAINEAMISFISDNIKAPKDLLEMYCGHGNFTIPLSFKFRRVLANEISKSSIKNATLNCELNGVSNINFLRMSSEELIRAFGGESFRRLSGVNLNEFDFSHILVDPPRAGLDKSVINFIKNHENIIYISCNPLTLEENLNDLCKTHEVINFAIFDQFVHTKHIECGVILRRKDDI; encoded by the coding sequence TTGAAAAATAGCCATTGTAAACATTTAAAAGAGTGTGCTAGTTGCACTTTTGATACTTCTTATGATGAGCAAATAGGGCTTAAAAAGGATTTTATAGCTTCAAAATTTAGTAAGTTTTATAAGGGTGAGTTTAAGGTTTTTAGATCAAAAACAAAGCACTATAGATGTAGGGCTGAGTTTGGAATTTATCACGAAAATGACAGACTTTCTTATACTATGAATGGCTTAAATACTAAGTATTTAAAGATAGATGAGTGTCCAAAAGTTGATGAAAAAATAGCAAATTTAATGCCAAATTTACTTAAAAATTTAGAAAAAGATGAAAAGCTAAAATTTAAACTCTTTGGAGTTGAGTTTGTAGCTACAAGTAGCGATATTTTAGCTATTTTGCTATATCATAAAGATATAAACTCAATCAAAGATGAGCTATTAAATTTAGCTAAAATTTTAGATATAAATTTAATAGCAAGAAGCAGGGGCAAAAAGCTAGTTTTTGGAAGTGAAATTTTAAATGATACTCTAAATATAAAGGATAAAATTTATCACTATAAATTTGAAAGTGGGGCGTTTTTACAACCAAATAAAGCCATAAATGAAGCAATGATTAGTTTTATATCTGATAATATTAAAGCTCCAAAGGATCTCCTTGAGATGTATTGTGGGCATGGAAATTTTACCATTCCACTTAGCTTTAAATTTAGGCGTGTTTTAGCAAATGAGATAAGCAAAAGCTCAATCAAAAACGCTACTTTAAACTGTGAGTTAAATGGCGTTAGTAATATAAATTTTCTTAGAATGAGTAGCGAAGAACTGATTAGAGCTTTTGGTGGAGAGAGTTTTAGAAGACTATCTGGGGTTAATTTAAATGAGTTTGATTTTAGTCATATTCTAGTTGACCCGCCCCGTGCTGGGCTTGATAAAAGCGTTATAAATTTTATAAAAAATCATGAAAATATAATTTATATTTCGTGTAATCCTTTGACTTTAGAGGAGAATTTAAATGATCTTTGTAAAACTCATGAAGTTATAAATTTTGCTATTTTTGATCAGTTTGTGCATACTAAGCACATTGAGTGTGGTGTGATATTAAGGAGAAAAGATGATATTTGA
- a CDS encoding SDR family NAD(P)-dependent oxidoreductase: protein MNKVVFITGATSGFGLETARIYAKNGYKVIALGRRASRLEKLKDEFESGVIHPLVVDVRDKNAVFEAVKNLEFKNIDILVNNAGLALGQDSVKDANLDDFEVMIDTNIKGFLYVTKAVLPLMNRGGTIFSIGSVAGNWPYAGSNVYGGTKAFVKQFSLNLRNDIRGSGIRVTNIEPGLCKTEFSLVRFGGDTAKAEAPYADTGYVKAQDIARIIYEISNLPANVNINRVEVMATTQSWAGFFFEK, encoded by the coding sequence ATGAATAAGGTAGTTTTTATTACAGGTGCCACTTCAGGATTTGGGCTAGAAACAGCTAGAATTTACGCAAAAAATGGCTATAAAGTCATCGCTTTAGGGCGTAGAGCTAGTAGGCTTGAAAAGCTAAAAGATGAGTTTGAAAGTGGCGTTATACATCCTTTAGTTGTAGATGTAAGGGACAAAAATGCAGTTTTTGAAGCAGTTAAAAATTTAGAGTTTAAAAATATAGATATTTTAGTAAATAATGCCGGTCTTGCTTTAGGTCAAGATAGTGTTAAAGATGCAAATTTAGATGATTTTGAAGTAATGATTGATACAAATATCAAAGGCTTTTTGTATGTCACAAAAGCGGTTTTGCCTTTGATGAATCGCGGTGGAACGATATTTAGTATCGGTTCTGTTGCTGGAAACTGGCCTTATGCTGGAAGTAATGTTTATGGCGGTACAAAGGCATTTGTAAAGCAGTTTAGCCTAAATTTAAGAAATGATATAAGAGGAAGTGGTATAAGAGTTACAAATATCGAACCAGGGCTTTGTAAAACTGAGTTTAGTTTGGTTAGATTTGGCGGCGATACCGCAAAAGCTGAAGCTCCTTATGCTGATACTGGTTATGTAAAAGCCCAAGATATCGCTAGGATAATTTATGAAATTTCAAATTTACCAGCAAATGTAAATATAAATAGAGTTGAGGTTATGGCAACTACTCAAAGTTGGGCGGGATTTTTCTTTGAAAAATAG
- a CDS encoding ankyrin repeat domain-containing protein — translation MRLVLLFLSLFTLTFAEICDEILLNPTSFFSDNSNFTLIKKDTNCIEMAQNLESLEKLTYEIRGNNIDCDGSKALIFQQKFKFEILKALLAPEIYKKTLPNAKIADDMTNNNRDYFKIWSTKSLYNRLKFDEFNSFYQVAVPMLVDYYQRSYDKASAIYYANRVANEFLNAAVGSFKEKESLSELENLILNPKFDKNELISYLYTHPQNNLSKALKVAILENRDIEFLAVLMQFGANLNSGHESAIFYALKNLATLKFLLENGANVNYQNSFGKTSLFYAAEFMDENLVNLLVQNGANTNALIISSYEKSALDSAGSGYLPFSLCGLNHTSKSLLMHAAKYSNLAIVKTLIKNGAVIDLVDDMGFSAIDYAKFNSDKSVYRYFKSLGLQERNLGGVSYE, via the coding sequence ATGAGATTAGTTTTACTGTTTTTATCACTTTTTACTCTTACTTTTGCTGAAATTTGCGATGAAATTCTTTTAAATCCTACTTCGTTTTTTAGTGATAACTCAAATTTTACCCTCATTAAAAAAGATACAAATTGCATAGAAATGGCTCAAAATTTAGAATCACTTGAAAAATTAACTTACGAAATTAGAGGAAATAATATCGATTGTGATGGAAGCAAGGCTTTGATTTTTCAACAAAAATTTAAATTTGAAATTTTAAAAGCCCTTTTGGCACCTGAAATTTATAAAAAAACCCTTCCAAATGCTAAAATAGCCGATGATATGACAAATAACAATAGAGATTATTTTAAAATTTGGAGCACAAAAAGCTTATATAACCGTCTTAAATTTGATGAGTTTAACTCGTTTTATCAAGTAGCAGTTCCTATGCTTGTTGATTATTATCAAAGAAGTTATGATAAAGCAAGTGCGATTTACTACGCAAACCGCGTGGCAAATGAGTTTTTAAACGCAGCTGTTGGGAGTTTTAAAGAAAAAGAGAGTTTAAGCGAGCTTGAAAATCTTATTTTAAATCCTAAATTTGATAAAAATGAGCTAATATCATATCTTTACACTCATCCACAAAACAATCTCTCAAAAGCCCTAAAAGTTGCTATTTTAGAAAATAGAGATATTGAGTTTTTAGCTGTTTTAATGCAATTTGGAGCAAATTTAAACTCAGGTCATGAAAGTGCTATATTTTACGCTCTTAAAAACCTAGCTACACTTAAATTTTTACTAGAAAATGGTGCAAATGTGAACTATCAAAATAGCTTTGGTAAGACTTCGCTTTTTTATGCGGCTGAATTTATGGATGAAAATTTAGTAAATTTACTGGTGCAAAATGGCGCTAATACAAACGCTCTTATCATATCAAGCTATGAAAAAAGCGCTCTTGACTCAGCTGGAAGCGGATATTTGCCCTTTTCTTTATGCGGATTAAATCACACATCAAAAAGCCTTTTAATGCACGCAGCCAAATACTCAAACCTAGCTATTGTTAAAACTCTTATTAAAAATGGTGCTGTGATTGATTTGGTTGATGATATGGGCTTTAGTGCGATTGATTATGCTAAATTTAATAGCGATAAAAGCGTTTATAGATATTTTAAAAGTTTAGGCTTACAAGAGAGAAATTTAGGGGGAGTTAGTTATGAATAA
- a CDS encoding bifunctional aconitate hydratase 2/2-methylisocitrate dehydratase — translation MSFLQNYDKHIKERAKLGVPPLPLNKDQTAEICNLLKAGNENQNELIELLENRVSPGVDEAAKVKAEFLNEILNHSLIVKGISKSKAISMLKTMLGGYNVIVLIACLSSSDEEVAKEASKALKEIIFVHDYFNDVANLAKNGNIYAKNVIESWADAQWFLSRPKLSEKIEAIVFKVPGETNTDDLSPASEAFTRSDIPLHANAMLIRRQEGSIKKINELKNSGKKVAYVGDVVGTGSSRKSGINSVQWHIGEDIKGVPNKKTGGIIIAQTIAPIFFSTAEDSGALPIIASVDELEMGDEIEIYPYKGEIVKNGKVVSKFNLIPNTIYDEVRAGGRIPLIIARSLCVKAREFLGLEKEDIFTKPSQPDTKNQGFTLAQKIVGKACGMSGVAPGMYVEPITLTVGSQDTTGPMTRDEIKELASLGFGADFVLQSFCHTAAYPKPSDAITHKTLPNFITSRGGVSLKPGDGVIHSWLNRMVLPDTVGTGGDSHTRFPIGISFPAGSGLVAFAAVTGAMPLNMPESVLVRFKGKLQAGITLRDLVNAIPYYAIKQGLLSVDKNGKKNIFAGKILEIEGLENLKVEQAFELSDASAERSAAACVVALDKEPVIEYINSNIVLIDAMIKAGYESKETLKRRRDKMSGWLKNPTLLKADKDANYHTIIEIDMSEIKEPIVACPNDPDDVATLSEVLADDSRAQKIDEVFVGSCMTNIGHYRALGEVLKGEGQLPTRLWVVPPTKMDEKQLKEEGYYSLFGAAGARTEIPGCSLCMGNQARVADEAVVFSTSTRNFDNRMGLGAKVYLGSAELAAVCAMLGRLPSVDEYMKIVPKKLDGKEASIYKYLNFNEIDSFSL, via the coding sequence ATGAGTTTTTTACAAAACTATGATAAGCACATAAAAGAGCGAGCTAAGCTTGGCGTTCCACCACTTCCACTTAATAAAGATCAAACAGCTGAAATTTGTAATCTTTTAAAAGCTGGTAATGAAAATCAAAATGAGCTTATAGAGCTACTTGAAAACCGCGTTAGTCCTGGCGTTGATGAAGCTGCTAAGGTTAAGGCTGAGTTTTTAAATGAGATCTTAAATCACTCACTTATCGTTAAAGGTATTAGTAAATCAAAAGCCATATCTATGCTAAAAACGATGCTAGGCGGATATAATGTTATAGTTTTAATCGCCTGTTTATCAAGCAGTGATGAAGAAGTAGCAAAAGAGGCAAGCAAGGCTTTAAAAGAGATAATATTTGTACATGATTACTTTAACGATGTGGCAAATTTAGCCAAAAATGGAAATATTTATGCAAAAAATGTCATAGAAAGTTGGGCGGACGCTCAGTGGTTTTTAAGCCGTCCAAAGCTTAGTGAAAAGATAGAAGCTATAGTTTTTAAAGTTCCAGGTGAAACAAATACTGATGACTTAAGTCCTGCAAGTGAAGCCTTTACTCGTTCAGACATTCCACTTCACGCAAATGCTATGCTTATTAGGCGTCAAGAAGGAAGTATCAAAAAGATAAACGAGCTTAAAAATAGTGGCAAAAAAGTAGCTTATGTAGGCGATGTCGTTGGAACAGGATCAAGTAGAAAAAGCGGCATAAATAGTGTTCAGTGGCATATAGGAGAAGATATCAAAGGTGTGCCAAATAAAAAAACAGGCGGTATAATAATTGCTCAAACAATTGCGCCGATATTTTTTAGCACAGCTGAAGATAGCGGGGCTTTGCCAATTATAGCAAGTGTTGATGAGTTAGAAATGGGCGATGAGATTGAAATTTATCCATATAAAGGTGAGATCGTTAAAAATGGCAAAGTTGTAAGTAAATTTAATCTTATTCCAAATACCATCTACGATGAAGTAAGAGCTGGTGGAAGAATTCCTCTAATCATCGCTAGATCGCTTTGCGTTAAGGCTAGAGAATTTTTAGGACTTGAAAAAGAAGATATCTTTACAAAACCATCTCAGCCAGATACAAAAAATCAAGGCTTTACTTTAGCTCAAAAGATAGTAGGAAAAGCGTGTGGTATGAGTGGAGTAGCACCTGGAATGTATGTTGAGCCTATAACGCTAACTGTTGGCTCACAAGATACAACTGGTCCTATGACAAGAGATGAGATAAAAGAGCTAGCAAGTTTAGGATTTGGAGCAGATTTTGTTCTTCAAAGCTTCTGTCATACAGCAGCTTATCCTAAACCAAGTGATGCCATCACTCATAAGACTTTGCCAAATTTCATCACAAGTCGTGGTGGAGTTTCACTTAAACCAGGAGATGGCGTTATCCACTCGTGGCTAAATAGAATGGTTTTACCTGATACAGTTGGAACGGGTGGGGATTCTCACACTAGATTTCCAATCGGCATAAGCTTTCCAGCAGGAAGTGGCTTAGTGGCTTTTGCAGCTGTAACTGGGGCTATGCCACTAAATATGCCTGAGTCAGTTTTGGTGAGATTTAAAGGTAAGCTTCAAGCTGGCATAACTCTAAGAGATTTGGTAAATGCCATACCTTACTACGCCATAAAGCAAGGGCTTTTAAGCGTTGATAAAAATGGTAAAAAAAATATCTTTGCAGGTAAAATTTTAGAAATAGAAGGCTTAGAAAATCTAAAAGTGGAACAAGCTTTTGAGTTAAGTGATGCTAGTGCTGAGCGTTCAGCTGCTGCTTGCGTGGTGGCTTTGGATAAAGAGCCTGTTATAGAGTATATTAACTCAAATATAGTCTTGATTGATGCTATGATAAAAGCTGGTTATGAGAGCAAAGAGACTTTAAAAAGAAGAAGAGATAAGATGAGCGGGTGGCTTAAAAATCCTACGCTTTTAAAGGCTGATAAAGATGCAAATTATCACACTATCATTGAGATAGATATGAGTGAGATAAAAGAGCCAATAGTTGCTTGTCCAAACGATCCTGATGATGTTGCGACTTTAAGTGAAGTTTTAGCTGATGATAGTAGAGCACAAAAGATTGATGAGGTTTTTGTTGGAAGTTGTATGACAAATATCGGACATTATAGAGCTTTGGGCGAAGTTTTAAAAGGCGAGGGTCAACTGCCTACTAGGCTCTGGGTTGTACCACCTACAAAAATGGACGAAAAACAGCTCAAAGAAGAGGGTTATTACTCGCTATTTGGAGCAGCTGGAGCAAGAACAGAAATTCCAGGATGTAGCCTTTGTATGGGAAATCAAGCAAGGGTAGCTGATGAAGCTGTGGTTTTTTCAACTTCAACTAGAAATTTTGATAATCGTATGGGGCTAGGTGCTAAGGTTTATTTAGGAAGTGCTGAGTTAGCCGCTGTTTGTGCGATGCTAGGGCGTTTACCAAGCGTTGATGAGTATATGAAAATAGTACCAAAAAAACTTGATGGTAAAGAAGCTAGCATTTATAAATATCTAAATTTCAACGAGATTGATTCATTTTCTTTATAA
- a CDS encoding methylated-DNA--[protein]-cysteine S-methyltransferase — protein MEKIYYKAPFGNLEILGDKSGIYTINFSDKFLNLKPKDENLTLCLDELDRYFKGKLRNFSVKLNLTGTKFEREIYQTLLKIPYGKTLSYKEVAEISGHKNAYRAVGNANAKNKIPIIVPCHRVVATNGLGGYFGGISVKKFLLNLEGAI, from the coding sequence TTGGAGAAAATTTACTATAAAGCACCGTTTGGAAATTTAGAGATTTTAGGCGATAAGAGTGGAATTTATACAATAAATTTTAGTGATAAATTTTTAAATTTAAAGCCTAAAGATGAGAATTTAACTCTTTGTTTAGATGAGCTTGATAGATATTTTAAAGGTAAACTTAGAAATTTTAGTGTAAAGCTCAATTTAACTGGAACTAAATTTGAGCGTGAAATTTATCAAACTCTACTTAAAATCCCATATGGCAAAACTTTAAGCTATAAAGAAGTGGCTGAAATTTCAGGACATAAAAACGCTTACCGAGCCGTTGGAAATGCAAACGCTAAAAATAAAATCCCTATCATAGTTCCATGTCATAGAGTTGTAGCAACTAATGGCTTGGGTGGATATTTTGGTGGAATTTCAGTAAAGAAATTTTTACTAAATTTAGAAGGAGCAATATAA
- a CDS encoding heavy metal translocating P-type ATPase: MSKRLTLNIVGMSCVNCSNAIQRAVKKIDGVVDANVNFSSGEAIFDVKSLKLEDIIKTKIEKLGFEVATDYEELNQKKLAHLKKLKFKLILAAFLTLIIIYLHMIATHSYTNSLAQLILSFIVVFYCGSDFFSHAISALKNRNFDMNVLVSLGSFSAFAFSTFVFLFPNLVIDKFHTLYFESASMIISFILFGRFLENSSKAKANSHIKALLDLTPKTALLVKSDGTTEEILAKDLKIGDVFMVKSGMNIPRDGVILHGATEINAAILTGESMPIYKKIGDMVNAGCLNTNGVINVRVTTEVHETLLARITRLLSQTTAKKMPIARMADKVANIFVPAVILLSILTFLVWFLSGNSYYGIMCAISVLVISCPCALGLAVPIAIVCAVSNLAKNGVLVKNPEVLEIAKDTKTLIFDKTGTLTTGEISVSSTNLSDEILTKLASAELLSEHLIAKAIVNFANKKGLKFSKFDGEFESVVGRGLKADKLIVGNLEFLNKNGIFDINESEFSKFIDKGDGIILVAYDKEYKGYVALSDTLRDSSKELLNTLKDKKSVMITGDSKKTADFVGKSLGIDEIYSSALPEDKLNLVKNYENSIFVGDGVNDALSLKSATIGASMNSGSDIAKGAGDILLVNNDLMGVAKFINTSTKSVKVIKQNLFWAFFYNALCIPIATGALYPLFGILLEPHFAALAMSFSSVTVVLNSLRLYSFKS, encoded by the coding sequence ATGTCAAAAAGATTAACACTAAATATCGTTGGAATGAGCTGTGTAAACTGCTCAAATGCGATTCAAAGAGCTGTTAAAAAAATAGATGGTGTAGTTGATGCAAATGTAAATTTTAGCTCTGGAGAGGCTATTTTTGATGTTAAAAGTTTAAAACTAGAAGATATAATCAAAACTAAAATAGAAAAGCTTGGTTTTGAAGTTGCTACTGATTATGAAGAGTTAAATCAAAAAAAACTAGCTCATCTTAAAAAGCTAAAATTTAAGCTTATATTAGCAGCTTTTTTAACACTAATCATAATCTATCTTCACATGATAGCAACTCATAGCTACACGAACTCTTTAGCTCAGCTTATTTTAAGCTTCATAGTTGTTTTTTACTGTGGAAGTGATTTTTTCTCTCATGCAATATCAGCCCTTAAAAACAGAAATTTTGATATGAATGTCTTAGTTTCGCTTGGTAGTTTTTCTGCTTTTGCTTTTTCTACTTTTGTTTTTTTATTTCCAAATTTAGTAATAGATAAATTTCACACTCTTTATTTTGAGTCAGCTAGTATGATTATCTCATTTATACTCTTTGGAAGATTTTTAGAAAACAGCTCTAAAGCTAAGGCAAATAGCCATATAAAGGCTTTGCTCGATCTAACTCCTAAAACCGCACTTTTAGTAAAAAGCGATGGAACGACTGAGGAAATTTTAGCAAAAGATCTAAAAATCGGCGATGTTTTTATGGTAAAAAGTGGTATGAATATCCCAAGAGATGGAGTTATACTACACGGTGCAACTGAGATAAACGCAGCTATTTTAACAGGTGAGAGTATGCCTATTTATAAAAAAATAGGCGATATGGTAAATGCAGGATGCTTAAATACAAATGGAGTAATAAATGTTCGCGTTACAACTGAAGTTCATGAAACACTTTTAGCAAGAATAACAAGGCTTTTAAGTCAAACAACAGCTAAAAAAATGCCTATTGCTAGGATGGCTGATAAAGTGGCAAATATATTTGTTCCAGCTGTTATCTTGCTCTCAATCTTAACCTTTTTAGTCTGGTTTTTAAGTGGAAATTCGTATTATGGCATAATGTGTGCTATATCTGTTTTAGTTATTTCATGTCCGTGTGCTTTGGGCTTGGCTGTACCTATAGCTATAGTTTGTGCAGTTTCAAACCTTGCTAAAAATGGAGTTTTAGTTAAAAATCCTGAAGTTTTAGAAATAGCAAAAGATACAAAAACTCTTATTTTTGACAAAACAGGAACTCTGACAACTGGTGAAATTTCAGTAAGTAGTACAAATTTAAGTGATGAAATTTTAACCAAATTAGCTTCAGCTGAGCTTTTAAGTGAGCATTTAATCGCAAAAGCAATAGTAAACTTTGCTAACAAAAAAGGTCTAAAATTTAGTAAATTTGATGGTGAGTTTGAAAGCGTTGTAGGGCGTGGATTAAAGGCTGATAAGTTAATAGTTGGAAATTTAGAATTTTTAAATAAAAATGGTATTTTTGATATAAATGAGAGTGAATTTTCTAAATTTATTGATAAAGGTGATGGCATAATTTTAGTAGCATACGATAAAGAGTACAAAGGATATGTAGCACTTAGCGATACTTTAAGAGATAGCTCAAAAGAGCTTTTAAATACCTTAAAAGACAAAAAAAGCGTAATGATAACAGGTGATAGCAAAAAAACCGCAGATTTTGTTGGTAAAAGTTTAGGTATAGATGAAATTTATTCTAGTGCGCTTCCAGAAGATAAGCTAAATTTGGTTAAAAACTATGAAAATTCTATATTTGTAGGTGATGGTGTAAATGATGCTTTATCTTTAAAAAGTGCAACAATAGGAGCTTCTATGAATAGTGGCTCAGACATTGCAAAAGGAGCTGGCGATATACTTTTAGTAAATAACGATTTAATGGGCGTAGCTAAATTTATTAATACTTCAACTAAGAGTGTAAAGGTTATAAAACAAAACCTTTTTTGGGCATTTTTTTATAACGCTCTTTGTATACCAATAGCTACTGGGGCTTTATATCCGCTGTTTGGAATTTTGCTTGAGCCGCATTTTGCAGCACTTGCTATGAGCTTTAGTTCAGTAACTGTTGTTTTAAATTCTTTAAGGCTTTATAGTTTTAAAAGCTAA
- a CDS encoding heavy-metal-associated domain-containing protein, producing MRKFKASNIMCQNCANTVKNALKDEFGEVEVDVKDGVVTLNVDDKNLDKFYEEMEDLGFKVTSEI from the coding sequence ATGAGAAAATTCAAAGCTTCAAATATTATGTGCCAAAACTGTGCAAACACTGTAAAAAACGCCTTAAAAGATGAATTTGGCGAAGTAGAAGTAGATGTTAAAGATGGAGTTGTTACTCTTAATGTAGATGATAAAAATTTAGATAAATTTTATGAAGAGATGGAAGATTTAGGGTTTAAGGTTACTAGCGAGATCTGA
- a CDS encoding YebC/PmpR family DNA-binding transcriptional regulator, whose product MGRAFEYRRAAKEARWGKMSRIFPKLGKAITVAAKEGGPDPDMNPKLRLAIATAKAQNMPKNNIDAAIKRASGKDAADIKTIHYDGRGPHGTMLIIECATDNNTRTVANIKSILGKNGGEFLPTGSLSYMFEHRAVFEVKMPENADLEEIELELIDYGMSGAEVNEAQEDDEEDTLIIYGEYDSFGELNEGIEKLGLEAVSGSLKYIATNKLEFSDEQLEDVEKLIDKLEEDDDVQNIYTNIA is encoded by the coding sequence TTGGGAAGAGCGTTTGAGTATAGAAGAGCTGCTAAAGAGGCTCGTTGGGGTAAGATGAGTAGGATATTTCCTAAACTTGGTAAAGCTATAACAGTAGCTGCTAAAGAAGGAGGACCAGATCCAGATATGAACCCTAAGCTTCGCCTTGCTATCGCAACAGCAAAAGCGCAAAATATGCCTAAAAACAACATCGATGCAGCGATAAAAAGAGCAAGTGGCAAAGACGCTGCTGATATCAAAACAATCCATTACGATGGTAGAGGTCCGCACGGAACAATGCTAATAATTGAGTGTGCAACTGATAACAACACAAGAACAGTAGCAAACATAAAATCTATTTTGGGTAAAAATGGTGGTGAATTTTTGCCAACTGGAAGCTTGTCGTATATGTTTGAACACAGAGCTGTTTTTGAAGTAAAGATGCCTGAAAATGCTGATTTAGAAGAGATTGAACTTGAATTAATAGATTATGGTATGAGTGGTGCTGAAGTAAATGAAGCTCAAGAAGATGACGAAGAAGACACACTTATTATTTATGGCGAATATGATAGTTTTGGTGAGCTAAATGAGGGAATTGAAAAGCTAGGTCTTGAAGCAGTTAGTGGAAGCTTAAAATACATCGCAACTAATAAGCTTGAATTTAGTGATGAACAACTTGAAGATGTTGAAAAACTTATAGATAAGCTTGAAGAAGATGACGATGTGCAAAACATCTACACAAATATAGCTTAA
- a CDS encoding peptidylprolyl isomerase, producing MESIKTYEVTGDLPTKAVIDTDKGIMELELYGDEAPQAVLNFAYLVNSGFYNGLNFHRVIPNFVIQGGCPKGNGTGGPGWRIKCECVGQKHKHQRGSLSMAHAGKDTGGSQFFICHSAQPHLDGVHTVFGKVINEDSLKVLDNIRVGDKIKSIVVE from the coding sequence ATGGAAAGTATTAAAACTTATGAAGTTACAGGCGATTTGCCAACAAAAGCGGTTATTGACACAGATAAAGGCATAATGGAGCTAGAACTATATGGTGATGAAGCCCCGCAAGCTGTGCTAAATTTCGCTTATTTAGTAAATAGTGGATTTTATAATGGGTTAAATTTTCACAGAGTTATACCAAATTTTGTAATCCAAGGTGGATGTCCAAAAGGAAATGGTACAGGCGGACCTGGCTGGAGAATAAAGTGCGAATGCGTAGGTCAAAAGCATAAACACCAAAGAGGAAGCCTTTCTATGGCACACGCCGGAAAGGACACTGGTGGGAGTCAGTTTTTTATATGCCACTCAGCTCAGCCTCATCTTGACGGCGTTCATACTGTTTTTGGAAAAGTTATAAACGAAGATAGTTTAAAAGTTCTTGACAACATAAGAGTTGGTGATAAGATAAAAAGTATTGTTGTTGAATAA
- a CDS encoding aspartate/glutamate racemase family protein — MKRVGIIGGMGSLASADLYSKIVSLTPAKCDQEHILLSIDNNALIPDRSEYIFRGDEIKPDPLPYLIDSAKRLENSGCKAFCMACNTAHFFADDLKKHTSMKFLHMPEITVSSISKIYPNAKDIAVIATVGTRRTGIYDKFLNLKGFNSVEFSPQIEQNIMECIYKGVKAGKTKEYVGLFRDTLKMIKADVFIAACTEIPIFIPYLNSEFKFIDATSELAKAIINFAKS, encoded by the coding sequence ATGAAAAGAGTTGGCATAATAGGCGGGATGGGCTCTTTAGCAAGTGCAGATTTATACAGTAAAATAGTAAGCCTTACTCCTGCAAAGTGCGATCAAGAGCATATATTATTAAGTATTGATAACAATGCTTTAATACCAGATAGAAGCGAGTATATATTTAGAGGTGATGAAATCAAACCAGATCCACTGCCTTATCTAATAGATAGTGCTAAAAGGCTTGAAAATTCAGGGTGCAAGGCATTTTGTATGGCATGTAATACAGCTCATTTTTTTGCTGATGATCTTAAAAAACACACTTCAATGAAATTTTTACATATGCCAGAAATTACAGTTTCTAGTATATCAAAAATCTATCCAAACGCTAAAGATATAGCAGTAATTGCTACAGTTGGCACTAGAAGAACAGGAATTTATGATAAATTTTTAAATCTAAAAGGGTTTAATAGTGTTGAGTTTAGCCCACAAATTGAGCAAAATATAATGGAGTGTATTTACAAAGGTGTAAAAGCTGGAAAAACAAAAGAGTATGTAGGGCTTTTTAGAGATACTTTAAAGATGATTAAAGCTGATGTTTTTATAGCAGCTTGTACTGAAATTCCTATATTTATACCATATTTAAACAGTGAGTTTAAATTTATAGATGCAACTAGTGAGCTTGCAAAAGCGATAATAAATTTCGCAAAATCATAG